Proteins from a genomic interval of Psychrobacter fulvigenes:
- a CDS encoding PD40 domain-containing protein: MRTHKKLLITLLASASGLLVAPSVFAEPVVLQLDYEIPVQQNQVALVPFAGDSVLSPVILNDLSRTELTVTSRDLPQQPRSSSELAGTLPVWQSLGIPYLVVGSTRSNRGKIVIDYEVIEIKSGQVLEGKQSLTADNNQQSLRYAGHVIADKVYELITGTPGDFSGRIAYIEEIGRGKDKVSRLKVMDADGENARTITEVNGSIFSPAWSPDGNRIAYSVQREKSYPTIYVQNVSGGGANVLTPFPGSNLSPSFSPDGSKILFSSSYQGSADIYEISASGGQPRRLINWPSSEVQPSYAPDGKSFVFVSDRTGFNQPRIYRHEFGTGRTTQVSNSGYATSPQFNSDGSQIAFLSGRSAAIMNSNGAVTTNLGNTGIDEAPSFSPNGKRVVYASIQGGKGVLTIKSLNGGEAFGKSGQGIIRSPVWSASPK; encoded by the coding sequence ATGCGTACTCACAAAAAACTATTAATAACATTACTTGCCAGCGCTTCGGGCCTACTGGTTGCTCCTAGTGTGTTCGCTGAACCTGTTGTATTACAATTAGACTATGAGATCCCAGTACAGCAGAACCAAGTGGCTTTGGTACCTTTTGCAGGTGATAGCGTACTTTCACCTGTTATTTTAAATGATTTGAGTCGCACGGAGCTGACGGTCACCAGTCGAGATCTGCCGCAACAGCCGCGCAGTAGTAGTGAGCTAGCAGGCACCTTACCAGTATGGCAAAGCCTAGGTATTCCTTATCTAGTGGTTGGTAGCACCCGTAGCAATCGAGGCAAAATTGTTATTGATTATGAAGTGATAGAGATAAAATCAGGCCAAGTGCTTGAAGGCAAGCAAAGTCTAACCGCAGATAACAACCAACAAAGCCTACGCTATGCTGGTCATGTCATCGCCGATAAAGTTTATGAGCTGATCACTGGCACGCCGGGTGACTTCTCAGGACGTATTGCTTATATCGAGGAAATTGGACGCGGTAAAGATAAAGTCTCTCGCCTAAAGGTCATGGATGCTGATGGTGAAAACGCCAGAACCATCACCGAAGTCAATGGTTCTATCTTCTCGCCTGCTTGGTCACCTGATGGTAATCGTATCGCTTATAGTGTGCAGCGTGAAAAATCATATCCTACCATCTATGTACAAAACGTTAGTGGCGGCGGTGCTAACGTTCTGACACCCTTCCCTGGCAGTAATTTAAGTCCTTCTTTTTCACCTGACGGTAGCAAAATATTATTCTCTAGCAGCTATCAAGGCAGCGCGGATATTTATGAGATAAGTGCCAGCGGCGGTCAACCTAGAAGATTAATCAACTGGCCAAGCAGTGAGGTACAGCCAAGCTATGCGCCTGACGGCAAGTCCTTTGTTTTTGTCTCTGATAGAACAGGGTTTAACCAGCCGAGAATTTATCGTCATGAGTTTGGGACTGGACGTACTACGCAAGTGTCTAATAGTGGCTATGCGACCAGCCCACAGTTCAATAGTGACGGTAGCCAAATTGCTTTTTTAAGTGGTCGTTCAGCAGCCATTATGAATAGCAATGGCGCAGTGACCACCAATCTTGGTAATACTGGCATTGATGAAGCCCCAAGCTTCTCACCGAATGGCAAACGTGTCGTTTACGCTTCTATCCAAGGTGGTAAAGGGGTATTGACCATCAAATCTCTAAATGGTGGCGAAGCATTTGGCAAGTCAGGACAAGGTATCATCCGCTCACCAGTATGGTCAGCAAGTCCTAAATAA